In a genomic window of Cytobacillus sp. FSL H8-0458:
- a CDS encoding flavin-containing monooxygenase, with translation MSPFQKSNPLKDFDAVVVGAGFSGLYMLHRLREAGFSTRVFEAGDNVGGTWYWNRYPGARCDVESIYYNYTFSEELLKEWSWSAKYAEQPEILSYINYVADKFDLRRDVQFNTRVQSAQFDEKKKRWDVQLNNGEKVSAQYFITAVGCLSASNVPKFKGLENFKGEWHHTGHWPHEGVDFTGKRVGIIGTGSSGIQAIPVIAKEAGHLTVFQRTPQYSSPARNTPNDPEHLKNIRKNYADIRAKMRHSITGIPEEPRNVSVFDETPEERQKVFEEAWKQGGLLKLTYAYNDLSISPEANAIVAEFIRSKIRVTVTNPEVAEKLLPRFYYGTKRTIIDTDYFETYNRDNVSLVDVKKAPIQEITETGVKTADGEYELDMIVFATGFDAMTGPLFKMDIRGKAGVSLKEKWAGGSHTRTFLGLGTAGFPNMFMLTGPESPSVLSNMMVSIEQHVEWVFDCISYMREQNQAVIEVKEEAENTWSKHCREIAEQTLFTKTDSWYMGANIEGKARGFQIYLGGVGTYRKICDEVAEKGYEGFILTASEKSAVN, from the coding sequence ATGTCACCATTTCAAAAATCGAACCCTCTCAAGGATTTTGATGCTGTCGTCGTAGGTGCTGGTTTTTCAGGATTGTATATGCTGCATCGTTTGCGGGAGGCTGGTTTTTCCACCCGGGTATTTGAAGCAGGCGATAATGTAGGTGGGACATGGTATTGGAATCGGTATCCCGGCGCAAGATGCGATGTTGAAAGCATCTATTATAATTACACTTTTTCTGAAGAACTATTGAAGGAATGGAGCTGGTCGGCAAAATACGCCGAACAGCCTGAAATATTAAGCTACATAAATTATGTAGCAGATAAGTTTGATCTGCGGCGTGATGTGCAATTCAATACAAGGGTGCAATCCGCGCAATTTGATGAAAAGAAAAAAAGGTGGGACGTCCAATTAAATAATGGTGAAAAGGTTTCTGCCCAATATTTTATTACAGCCGTAGGGTGCTTGTCAGCGTCCAATGTGCCTAAATTTAAAGGGCTGGAAAATTTTAAGGGCGAATGGCATCATACCGGGCACTGGCCGCATGAAGGAGTGGATTTCACAGGGAAGCGAGTTGGCATTATCGGCACAGGCTCCAGCGGTATCCAGGCAATTCCTGTCATTGCAAAAGAAGCCGGGCACCTGACCGTATTCCAGCGGACCCCGCAATACAGCAGCCCTGCCAGGAATACGCCGAATGATCCGGAACACCTGAAAAATATAAGGAAAAATTACGCGGATATTAGAGCGAAAATGCGCCATTCCATTACCGGCATACCGGAGGAACCAAGAAATGTTTCGGTGTTTGACGAAACCCCTGAAGAAAGGCAAAAAGTTTTCGAGGAAGCCTGGAAACAAGGAGGACTGCTTAAACTAACTTACGCATATAATGACTTGTCCATATCTCCGGAAGCCAATGCAATCGTAGCGGAGTTCATTCGCTCTAAAATCCGTGTAACAGTCACAAATCCTGAAGTGGCGGAAAAACTCCTTCCGAGGTTCTATTATGGCACTAAACGCACCATCATAGATACAGATTATTTTGAAACCTATAACCGGGATAATGTATCGCTGGTGGATGTAAAGAAAGCTCCGATTCAGGAGATCACCGAAACAGGCGTTAAGACTGCGGATGGTGAATATGAGCTTGACATGATCGTGTTTGCCACAGGCTTTGATGCGATGACTGGACCGCTGTTTAAGATGGATATCCGGGGAAAAGCCGGCGTATCCCTGAAAGAGAAATGGGCAGGCGGCTCACATACTCGAACCTTTCTTGGCCTCGGCACAGCAGGGTTCCCGAATATGTTCATGCTGACTGGACCTGAGAGTCCGTCCGTATTAAGCAATATGATGGTTTCAATTGAGCAGCATGTTGAATGGGTATTTGATTGCATCAGCTATATGCGCGAACAAAACCAGGCTGTCATCGAAGTCAAAGAAGAGGCGGAAAATACATGGAGCAAGCACTGCCGTGAAATTGCCGAACAGACTTTATTTACCAAAACAGACTCGTGGTACATGGGTGCCAATATTGAAGGAAAAGCCAGGGGCTTTCAAATCTATCTTGGCGGTGTAGGAACCTACCGGAAGATTTGTGATGAAGTCGCCGAAAAAGGCTATGAAGGATTTATCCTTACAGCTTCTGAAAAAAGTGCTGTGAATTAG
- a CDS encoding LuxR C-terminal-related transcriptional regulator yields MAIESTILDNIQSLGDIESHEEKLYKILEVYMNIFPVKNAFLFRYSPLGFIGEGIIAITCHGLIHIRDIRDDIRSLPLIYSALYERKAKYCSGIEYLKQINIKYITTSNVNSFLAIPICFGAVPIGYICTNEFDEHGNMTDQQLSFYTQFGQQIGKTLEKTEGKEDARLLSKREMEVMKRISWGESIKEMADSMFISEVTINQYIKTAIRKLGAQNRTQAIAEMFRRGMIS; encoded by the coding sequence ATGGCAATAGAGTCTACCATTTTGGATAATATCCAGAGCTTAGGAGATATCGAGAGTCATGAGGAAAAGCTGTATAAAATTCTAGAAGTCTATATGAACATTTTCCCTGTTAAAAACGCCTTTTTATTCCGGTATTCCCCTTTAGGTTTTATTGGTGAAGGAATCATCGCTATAACATGCCACGGCTTAATACATATCAGGGATATCAGGGATGATATTCGTTCATTGCCGCTTATTTACTCTGCCCTCTATGAAAGAAAAGCAAAATATTGTTCTGGGATTGAATATTTAAAGCAAATTAACATCAAATATATTACAACTTCCAATGTTAACTCTTTCCTCGCTATCCCCATCTGCTTTGGCGCTGTTCCTATCGGCTATATATGCACAAATGAATTTGACGAGCACGGAAATATGACTGATCAGCAGCTTTCTTTTTATACACAATTTGGTCAGCAAATAGGAAAAACTCTTGAAAAAACGGAAGGAAAAGAAGATGCCCGGCTATTAAGCAAAAGAGAAATGGAAGTCATGAAAAGAATTTCCTGGGGTGAAAGCATAAAGGAAATGGCTGATTCCATGTTTATCAGTGAAGTGACCATCAACCAGTATATTAAAACAGCTATCAGGAAACTGGGAGCTCAAAACCGGACACAGGCAATTGCAGAGATGTTTCGCAGAGGGATGATTTCATAA
- a CDS encoding S8 family serine peptidase codes for MKSRNNLLKGALAASLLFTASIPFNVLAQKPEITVDEAEKILSSLSKEQRDALEQLEIGPGFVISPEVNTTTPELVEVIVEFNQAPAKVEVKKEALKGKKLSILSAKEKVEKSHSEFKAHVSKLKAKKSSSLYDTSKIEVKRKYKNAFNGVSMTLPGIAVDELLQSGTVKRIWSNAQIQLDLPSAEQSNIMPKMADSIPQIGVDKLHDEGVTGKGIKVGVLDTGIDYTHPDLSDSYKGYRAENGQDPKAVDPDSVKGWDFINNDADPMEATYDEWKAANRPEYLNGSAYYTSHGTHVSGTIAAQKDNAVDYAVKGVAPDVDLFAYRVLGPYGSGTTDGVLAGIDKAVEDGMDVINLSLGASVNDALYPTSVAINNAMLSGVVSVVAAGNAGPSEKTLGSPGTSAFGITVGASDAAISIPAFKASAGDKVFESMKLLARNFSDDLKSLEGKSYPVVFTGLGKPGDFTGKELAGRIALIERGELTFEEKVKNAKNAGAAAVIIFNNTEGEIPAYIGENTKYIPTFQLTKADGDYLKGNPEASLTFEQLAEVKTKGDSLADFSSRGPVNSNYDIKPDLVAPGVSIFSTYPEFMNHPEDGQDYTSAYARLNGTSMATPHIAGVAALMLQDNPNLDPFDVKTALMNTSDDLKKDYSVYEVGAGRVDAYQAVHSNVSFKVLDKTEHVENGEYVEADEITGSISYGNHYLDSADIKDSRTLQVTNKGSQDQSYDVTVEYHSARNGVQDGVKNNIKVDHPESFTIQAGKTEQLQAAITIPQTAEIGRYEGYIHVVNQDNPKDRYQIPFAIQVTDKGIDFAEPLQPSITTDTPMHQYYAPGTHYVFKFKSSMETFDLVVKDAKTGKAIGIVGSYDARAALPDKEYLIFFGHRGLVYPFTGNKNQPIADYIQKLPEGEYVLDLISRDAEGKTYHYESIGIVDNTPPEVDLDIEPGVVEINDSMLTTEDGHHAFWVHGKVTDKTVDLLQSKGMDYTQKTNTAAYYESEIPFISGFLPLDDDGATKFGVLPEEYETAPYQLRLFPWDMATAANMFKSPRYVFMKEGTEHAASRFNKNSVKLNDEITMTLDLNNVKNFISGSYEIQPHLDFFELQEVKVNPELQTFADQNGIEIKINEPVVSKSTVKVGASLLKAGFEGISGDMPFLDVTFKMVDDTNFTRFTSFGLKELSYQKQGQSEALTIPAYSLNHFEFVSSHSRISGNIAPEAFLNSGGWIDSKYDFTKLKTKVYAKDADGKTYEGSMDSRGLFEVIVPADKKAYAVYVEVPGHIAEYKNVMASIEKEGEQQGLYVRINPEDNVAGDVTQDQIVDIRDLKEAVDHYGKKGTENPHLDINQDGVINETDVRWIEKNFLKKGSLAGHGNQPKETIGKKGLADFLKLIGLEPKEK; via the coding sequence ATGAAGTCACGCAATAATCTATTAAAAGGGGCTCTGGCTGCAAGTTTATTATTCACTGCTTCCATTCCATTTAATGTGCTTGCACAGAAGCCGGAGATCACGGTGGACGAAGCGGAGAAAATCTTAAGCAGCCTCTCGAAAGAACAAAGGGATGCTTTAGAACAGCTTGAGATAGGACCTGGATTTGTTATTTCCCCTGAAGTAAATACAACCACTCCTGAGCTGGTCGAAGTCATTGTTGAATTTAACCAAGCTCCTGCAAAGGTGGAGGTAAAGAAAGAAGCTTTAAAGGGCAAAAAACTTTCTATCCTTTCAGCTAAAGAAAAAGTAGAAAAATCCCACAGTGAATTCAAAGCCCATGTAAGCAAGCTGAAGGCTAAGAAAAGCAGTTCATTGTATGACACTTCTAAAATTGAAGTAAAACGCAAATACAAGAATGCTTTCAATGGTGTTTCCATGACACTGCCGGGTATAGCTGTTGATGAACTCCTGCAATCAGGCACTGTAAAAAGAATATGGAGCAATGCACAAATCCAGCTGGACCTTCCATCAGCAGAGCAATCTAACATAATGCCAAAGATGGCAGACAGCATTCCCCAAATCGGTGTGGATAAGCTTCACGATGAAGGGGTTACCGGAAAAGGAATCAAGGTCGGAGTGCTGGACACAGGAATTGATTATACGCACCCTGACTTATCAGATTCTTATAAAGGGTACCGTGCAGAAAACGGTCAAGATCCGAAAGCAGTCGATCCTGACTCTGTGAAAGGCTGGGATTTTATCAATAATGATGCTGATCCAATGGAAGCGACCTATGATGAATGGAAAGCGGCTAATAGGCCTGAGTATCTAAATGGTTCTGCTTATTATACTTCCCATGGTACGCATGTCTCCGGCACAATTGCTGCGCAAAAAGACAATGCAGTTGATTATGCAGTTAAAGGAGTGGCGCCTGATGTAGATTTATTTGCTTACAGAGTTCTCGGTCCGTATGGTTCTGGTACGACAGATGGAGTGCTGGCAGGCATTGATAAAGCTGTTGAGGATGGAATGGACGTAATTAATTTATCCCTTGGTGCTAGTGTGAATGATGCTTTATATCCCACATCAGTGGCAATTAATAACGCGATGCTTTCAGGTGTCGTTTCCGTTGTGGCAGCCGGAAATGCGGGCCCGAGTGAAAAGACGCTTGGATCTCCAGGTACGAGTGCGTTTGGGATTACAGTAGGTGCGAGTGATGCAGCCATTTCCATTCCGGCATTTAAAGCCAGTGCAGGTGACAAGGTTTTTGAATCTATGAAATTACTTGCCAGGAATTTTTCTGATGACTTAAAAAGTCTGGAAGGCAAATCGTATCCTGTTGTGTTTACTGGACTGGGTAAACCAGGGGATTTTACCGGGAAAGAGTTAGCTGGCAGAATTGCATTAATTGAACGCGGAGAGCTGACATTTGAGGAAAAAGTGAAAAATGCCAAAAATGCAGGCGCAGCAGCTGTCATCATTTTTAATAACACTGAAGGTGAAATCCCTGCCTACATAGGAGAAAACACCAAGTATATTCCAACATTCCAGCTTACGAAAGCAGATGGAGACTATTTAAAAGGGAATCCTGAAGCATCTCTCACATTTGAACAGCTCGCTGAGGTTAAAACAAAAGGAGATTCTCTTGCAGACTTCAGCTCAAGAGGGCCTGTCAACAGCAATTATGATATTAAACCGGATCTCGTGGCACCAGGAGTTTCCATTTTCTCCACCTATCCGGAGTTTATGAACCATCCAGAAGATGGCCAGGATTACACATCTGCCTATGCACGCCTTAATGGTACGTCCATGGCCACTCCTCATATCGCAGGAGTGGCGGCACTTATGCTTCAGGATAATCCGAATCTTGATCCATTCGATGTGAAAACAGCATTAATGAATACGTCAGATGATTTAAAAAAGGATTACTCCGTGTATGAAGTTGGTGCCGGCCGTGTGGATGCCTATCAGGCAGTTCATTCTAACGTTTCATTTAAGGTGCTGGATAAAACAGAGCATGTTGAAAACGGAGAGTACGTGGAGGCAGATGAAATCACGGGTTCCATCAGCTATGGAAACCACTATTTGGACAGTGCTGATATAAAGGATAGCCGTACACTTCAAGTGACAAACAAGGGCAGCCAGGACCAATCCTATGATGTTACAGTGGAATATCATTCAGCCCGGAACGGTGTGCAGGATGGAGTGAAAAATAATATTAAAGTAGACCATCCAGAATCGTTTACAATACAAGCAGGAAAAACGGAACAATTACAAGCAGCGATTACAATTCCGCAAACAGCTGAAATCGGGCGTTATGAAGGATATATTCATGTGGTGAATCAGGATAATCCAAAAGATCGCTATCAAATTCCATTTGCGATCCAGGTGACTGATAAAGGCATTGATTTTGCAGAACCGCTTCAGCCGTCTATTACGACTGATACACCAATGCACCAATACTATGCGCCTGGTACGCACTATGTCTTTAAGTTTAAAAGCTCAATGGAGACATTCGATTTAGTTGTAAAGGATGCAAAAACCGGAAAGGCTATCGGCATTGTCGGAAGCTATGATGCCAGAGCAGCCCTGCCTGATAAAGAATATCTCATATTCTTTGGCCATAGAGGGCTTGTTTATCCATTCACAGGGAATAAGAATCAGCCGATTGCCGATTACATTCAAAAACTGCCGGAAGGTGAATATGTTCTTGACCTGATCAGCCGCGATGCAGAAGGAAAAACCTATCACTATGAAAGTATTGGTATTGTAGACAATACTCCTCCGGAAGTAGACCTTGACATTGAACCGGGAGTGGTTGAGATAAATGATAGCATGTTAACAACTGAAGATGGCCACCATGCATTCTGGGTTCATGGAAAGGTGACCGATAAAACAGTGGACCTATTGCAATCAAAAGGGATGGATTATACCCAAAAAACCAATACAGCTGCTTATTATGAAAGTGAAATACCATTTATCAGCGGATTCCTGCCGCTGGATGACGATGGCGCAACGAAGTTCGGTGTGCTTCCGGAAGAATATGAAACGGCTCCTTACCAGTTAAGGCTATTCCCATGGGATATGGCAACAGCAGCCAATATGTTTAAATCTCCCCGGTATGTGTTTATGAAGGAAGGCACTGAACATGCAGCCAGCCGTTTTAATAAAAACAGTGTGAAGCTGAATGATGAAATTACCATGACTCTTGATTTAAATAATGTAAAGAACTTTATCTCAGGTTCATATGAGATTCAACCTCATCTAGATTTCTTTGAGCTGCAGGAAGTAAAAGTAAATCCAGAGCTTCAAACATTTGCAGATCAAAATGGAATTGAAATAAAAATAAATGAGCCAGTTGTCTCAAAATCTACTGTAAAAGTCGGAGCATCTCTTTTAAAAGCAGGCTTTGAAGGAATCAGCGGAGATATGCCATTCCTTGATGTTACTTTTAAAATGGTGGACGACACTAATTTCACAAGGTTTACCTCCTTTGGATTAAAGGAGCTTTCTTATCAGAAGCAAGGTCAGTCAGAAGCCCTAACCATTCCGGCTTACAGCTTAAACCATTTTGAGTTTGTCTCATCACACTCACGTATTTCAGGCAATATAGCACCAGAAGCTTTCTTGAATTCCGGAGGCTGGATTGACAGCAAATATGATTTTACTAAGCTTAAGACAAAGGTTTACGCTAAAGATGCAGATGGAAAAACCTATGAAGGATCAATGGACAGCAGGGGGCTGTTTGAGGTCATTGTGCCAGCAGATAAAAAAGCCTATGCGGTCTATGTAGAGGTTCCTGGCCATATAGCTGAGTATAAAAATGTAATGGCAAGCATCGAAAAAGAAGGAGAGCAGCAAGGCCTGTATGTAAGAATTAATCCTGAAGATAACGTTGCAGGGGATGTTACCCAGGATCAGATTGTTGATATTCGGGATCTGAAAGAAGCTGTTGATCATTATGGCAAAAAAGGCACTGAAAACCCGCATCTCGATATTAACCAGGATGGGGTGATTAATGAAACAGATGTCAGATGGATTGAAAAGAATTTCTTGAAGAAAGGCTCGTTAGCAGGACATGGAAATCAGCCGAAAGAAACAATTGGAAAAAAAGGCCTTGCGGATTTCTTAAAATTGATTGGATTAGAGCCAAAAGAAAAATAA
- a CDS encoding alpha/beta hydrolase has translation MALDPQAKFLLEQMEAAGAPPMSQLSPEEARLTTDFSALAGEPEEVGKIENRKIAGPGGEIPVRIYTPQGEGPFPALVYYHGGGWVIGDLETVEVPCRLLTNMANCVVISVDYRLAPEHKFPAAADDSYAAAKWVAENAASLGVDPSRIAVGGDSAGGNLAAVVALMARDRGEISLAYQMLIYPVTNHSYATESYTENADGYLLTKDSMEWFWNHYLRNEEDGKNPYASPLQAKDLSGLPPALVLTGEFDPLRDEGEAYAERLKEAGVPVESKRYDGMIHGFFWMPGVLEQGRKSIEQAADALKRVFQGSVASK, from the coding sequence ATGGCATTAGATCCGCAGGCAAAATTTTTACTGGAACAGATGGAGGCCGCAGGAGCTCCGCCGATGAGCCAGCTATCACCGGAGGAAGCCCGGCTTACCACAGATTTCAGCGCTCTGGCTGGAGAACCGGAGGAAGTAGGGAAGATTGAAAATAGAAAAATTGCGGGACCTGGTGGAGAGATACCGGTCCGAATATATACTCCTCAAGGAGAAGGTCCATTTCCTGCGCTAGTATATTATCATGGAGGGGGCTGGGTAATTGGTGACCTGGAAACCGTGGAGGTTCCTTGCAGACTATTAACGAATATGGCCAATTGTGTGGTCATTTCGGTGGATTACAGACTGGCTCCGGAACATAAATTTCCTGCAGCTGCAGATGATTCGTACGCTGCAGCAAAGTGGGTAGCTGAAAATGCAGCATCCCTTGGAGTGGATCCAAGCCGCATTGCCGTTGGCGGGGACAGTGCCGGCGGAAACCTTGCGGCTGTTGTGGCTCTCATGGCAAGAGACAGGGGAGAAATCTCACTTGCCTATCAAATGCTGATTTACCCTGTAACCAACCATTCTTATGCAACAGAATCCTATACTGAAAATGCAGACGGCTACCTGTTAACGAAAGACAGCATGGAGTGGTTCTGGAATCATTATTTGCGGAATGAAGAGGATGGAAAAAATCCATATGCATCTCCACTGCAGGCAAAAGATTTAAGCGGACTGCCGCCTGCATTGGTGTTAACGGGAGAATTTGACCCGCTGCGTGATGAGGGTGAGGCCTATGCTGAGCGTTTAAAAGAAGCAGGCGTCCCGGTTGAATCAAAAAGATATGACGGCATGATACATGGATTCTTTTGGATGCCGGGTGTACTGGAGCAGGGAAGAAAATCAATTGAGCAGGCGGCAGATGCTTTAAAGCGTGTGTTCCAGGGCAGTGTCGCTTCGAAATAA